Proteins from a single region of Centropristis striata isolate RG_2023a ecotype Rhode Island chromosome 9, C.striata_1.0, whole genome shotgun sequence:
- the LOC131977628 gene encoding type I iodothyronine deiodinase-like: MSFHRLLVYLRTICCFCFLIGINLIVYIMRFVSPSLAKKLILKVGERTTMTQNPNFKYEDWGLTFGTMIFVKTAANHMWLALGQDAFVGEKAPDTPVVTMQGDKSSVCKYMKGNRPLVLSFGSCTUPPFMYKLDEFKELVKDFSDVADFLVIYIAEAHSTDGWAFSNNIEIRQHQSLEDRLSAAQIVVQKELLCPVVVDDMKDVSAIKYGALPERLYVLQAGKVVYKGGMGPWEYDPKEVRLFLEKMK; encoded by the exons ATGTCTTTTCACAGACTGCTGGTCTATTTGAGGACAATAtgctgtttttgctttttgatCGGAATCAATCTAATAGTCTACATTATGCGTTTTGTTTCACCAAGTCTCGCCAAGAAGCTAATCCTAAAAGTGGGTGAAAGGACCACCATGACCCAGAATCCCAACTTTAAGTATGAAGATTGGGGTCTGACCTTTGGGACTATGATCTTCGTAAAAACTGCTGCAAATCATATGTGGTTGGCTCTCGGACAAGATGCGTTTGTTGGAGAAAAAGCTCCGGACACACCTGTGGTCACCATGCAGGGAGATAAATCAAGTGTCTGCAAGTACATGAAAG GCAACAGACCGCTGGTGTTGAGTTTCGGAAGTTGCACCTGACCCCCGTTTATGTACAAACTTGATGAGTTCAAGGAACTCGTCAAGGACTTCAGCGATGTAGCTGATTTTCTTGTGATCTACATCGCCGAGGCGCATTCAACAG ACGGTTGGGCCTTTTCCAACAACATTGAGATCAGACAGCACCAGAGCCTGGAGGACAGGCTGTCTGCAGCACAGATTGTGGTTCAAAAGGAACTCCTGTGTCCAGTGGTTGTGGACGACATGAAGGATGTCTCTGCCATAAAGTATGGTGCTCTGCCTGAGAGGCTTTACGTGCTGCAGGCAGGGAAAGTTGTCTACAAG GGGGGCATGGGGCCTTGGGAATACGATCCAAAGGAGGTGCGTTTGTTCCTGGAGAAGATGAAATAA